In Camelina sativa cultivar DH55 chromosome 17, Cs, whole genome shotgun sequence, the genomic stretch ATATAGCAAACATCACTCAGGTCAAGGTGAAGTGCTTGCCAGAAACGGTGTAGAGTTCGGTCCCTAAGCATATAGAAGAGTTCAGGAGGATTTCTacgtatttgtacacacaacgACATAGGTACATATACGTACATCTCAGTAAAGAAGACCTTTACATAACAATTTGTAAGTTTCCTGTTACAGATCTGTTTAGTAAACATGCTTCATCCGGAAAGAGGAAATTAAACACCATTTGTTATCAGTTTGGTTGTGGTTGCACTCTTCTGAATTGCCATGATGATTCTGTTCCATAAGAAAGAAGCCACAGGTAAGAAAATGTTTGATTATGTGCAAGCTACTTTTAGTTTACTAGTTTCAGTCCTGCTCAACTGCCATATCTAAAAGGAATACGTTCTACATTTACTTGCTTGAAGAATAGTGAAGAAACTGATATTTTCCTACGCCTAACATCATTTTGTAACTTCCCGTGAGACTGTCAGGATTGTGAATCACGAGGAACAAGGAGAAGAGATGGCCGCCATTTGATATCCTTTTAGTAAATAGCTTGGCAGACAAACTCAAATTGAGGACTGAGGTGTGCATTACATGTTTCTCTTCTGCTCATTCTAGTGTTCTTCTTCTATGCACCGGATGGACCTGCagtcaagttttttttttttacaaccaaGCTGTAATTGCTTCATTATGATGGATTTATGGATACCTTTTCTGCTATATTGgaggttgatttttttttttttttacttgaattGACAGTCATTATCAACTTTATCTTCACCTGCTCTGGGATGGTAAGTGTTTCTACGTTGAATAATTTGCATATTTTTTAAGGGTAGTGGTTAATATGTCCGGTAGAGTTATTATCTATAATTTGTTCTCCATTATGCTTATTGGAGGTTGCTCTTTCATTTTTAACCATTCATTATCATGGCAAGTGGTTTCTATGTATGTATAGACACTGGTGATATAGGTTCATATCCAAATTCAGACATATCTCCATACGAACATCATCTCTACATGCCAGTGAATTAACATATTTCATCTGGAAATTGGAATTTGTTTAGAAAGTTTCAGCTTCAAtaaattttgtgtaaaaaaacaGGTCTTTAAATATCATAATATGCTTGTCATTTAATACATAAGTACTTATTGTGGGGAAATTGTGGTGGCGTGGACTGTTTCTTGCACAATGAAAGAGGCAATGATTCAGTGGACAAGGAAGAAAGGTTTCACGGTGTTGGGTAAACCATATTAGTTCGTGTCATGCTCTAACATTCACATGAATCAGTTTTTACAACTTTTGAAAGTTCAACCTTTGAGAGAAATCCGGAACAAGGTGTGACTGATTTTGATATCTGCAGTTAATGTTGTTAGTTGAGTTGAGACCCACTTGGCTTTTAATAAGACACATCATTTATACGTTTCAGCAAACTCTGATCAGAAACCAACAAAGAATGAagatctttttcatctttttcattttcttattatcCCTCTTGTTCCAATCTTGTCTCTCTGACAACACGATCCAGAGAAGACAGTCTTTGAAAGATGGTGATGTTGTGTTCTCTGAAGGAAAGAGATTTTCTTTTGGATTCTTCAGCCTTGGGAATTCAAAGCTCAGGTATGTTGGGATTTGGTATGCTCAAGTCTCTGAGCAGACTGTTGTATGGGTTGCAAACAGAGACCATCCTATTAATGACACATCTGGTCTGATAAAGTTCAGTAGCAGAGGGAATCTTTGTGTGTATGCATCTGTCAATGGCACAGAGCCTCTCTGGTCTACTGGTGTTATCGATATGATTTCAGAACCGGCTTTAGTTGCGAAGCTAACTGATTTAGGCAACCTTGTTCTGCTTGATCCTGTCACAGGGAAAAGTTTCTGGGAGAGCTTTAATCATCCTACAAACACTTTGCTTCCTTTTATGAAGTTTGGATTCACTCGTCAAGATGATGTGGATCGTATTATGACATCGTGGAGATCACCTGGTGACCCTGGTCCTGGAAACATTACATACCGGATAGAACGTAGAGGGTTTCCTCAAATGATGATGTACAAGGGTCCGACTCTGTGGTGGCGTACTGGGTCATGGACAGGACAGAGATGGAGCGGTGTGCCTGAAATGACAAACAAGTTTATCTTCAATGTCTCGTTTGTGAGTAACCCGGATGAAGTATCAATCACTTATGGAGTGTTGGATGCTTCAGTTATAACACGGATGGTGCTAAACGAGACGGGAACTCTGCAACGGTTCAGCTGGAACGGGAGGGAGAAGAGATGGATCGGGTTCTGGTCAGCTCCTGAGGATAAGTGTGACATCTACAACCACTGTGGCTTTAACGGTTACTGCGATTCCACCAGTACAGACAAGTTTGAGTGCTCTTGCTTACCGGGGTACGAGCCTAGGACACCCCGAGATTGGTTCTTAAGAGATGCTTCGGATGGGTGCGCGAGGATAAAANNNNNNNNNNNNNNNNNNNNNNNNNNNNNNNNNNNNNNNNNNNNNNNNNNNNNNNNNNNNNNNNNNNNNNNNNNNNNNNNNNNNNNNNNNNNNNNNNNNNNNNNNNNNNNNNNNNNNNNNNNNNNNNNNNNNNNNNNNNNNNNNNNNNNNNNNNNNNNNNNNNNNNNNNNNNNNNNNNNNNNNNNNNNNNNNNNNNNNNNNNNNNNNNNNNNNNNATGATGATGTACAAGGGTCCGACTCTGTGGTGGCGTACTGGGTCATGGACAGGACAGAGATGGAGCGGTGTGCCTGAAATGACAAACAAGTTTATCTTCAATGTCTCGTTTGTGAGTAATCCGGATGAAGTATCAATCACTTATGGAGTGTTGGATGCTTCAATTATAACACGGATGGTGCTTAACGAGACGGGAACTCTTCAACGGTTCAGCTGGAACGGGAGGGATAAGAGATGGATCGGGTTCTGGTCAGCTCCAGAAGACAAGTGTGACGTCTACAACCACTGTGGCTTTAACGGTTACTGCGATTCCACCAGTACAGACAAGTTTGAGTGCTCTTGCTTACCAGGGTACGAGCCTAGGACACCCCGAGATTGGTTCTTGAGGGATGCTTCGGATGGGTGCGCGAGGATAAAAGCAGCTTCGATATGTAATGGGAAAGAAGGGTTTGCAAAGTTGAAGCGAGTGAAGATTCCAAATACATCATCTGTAAATGTTGATATGAACATAACATTGAAGGAATGCGAACAGAGGTGCTTGAAGAACTGTTCTTGTGTCGCTTATGCGAGCGCTTACCACGAGAGCGAAGACGGAGAAAAAGGGTGCTTGACATGGCACGGTAATATGTTGGATACAAGGACCTACTTGAGCTCGGGACAAGACTTCTACCTACGCGTTGATAAGGCAGAGTTAGGTACATATCATACATATACTCTGCAAACTGTTCTGTTTCATTGCAACAAAGGAGATGTGTCAGTGCAGaggaattatttttatttgtttgcttgtttcagCACGGTGGAATGGAAATGGCTCATCAGGGAAGAGGAGACTTTTTGTAATCCTCATCAGTTTGGCTGTAGTCGTGATGTTACTAATGATcactttgttctgtttcataAGGAAACGACGACGTAAGAAACtctctgatgatgatggtttaaGATTATATGTTTGCTTGCTTAGCTCACAGCTAATTATTTGAAACATGCACAAGGGCAGATTCTATTAGGCGTAGAAAAACTTCAAGAAGCTTCGCTCCGAGCTCTTTTGATCTTGAAGACTCATTCATACTTGAAGAGCTTGAGGACAAATCTAGAAGCCGGGAGTTGCCTCTCTTTGAGCTTAGCACGATTGCTGCAGCAACGAATAACTTCGCTTTTCAAAACAAGCTTGGAGCAGGTGGGTTTGGACCTGTTTATAAGGTATGGAAGAAGCAAAAACCATCTTCACACATGCcgaaaatatatgttatacaCAATATCTTTGTTAACGCTTTTCCAAAAGATCAATCTTTAGGTTCAATAACAAGTAATAGGTAATGTTTACTTTGTTACTATAGGGCGTGTTACAAAATGGCATGGAGATAGCAGTGAAGAGGTTATCGAAAAACTCGGGCCAAGGAATggaagagttcaagaacgaggtCAAGTTGATATCGAAGTTGCAGCATCGAAATCTCgtgaggatcttaggatgttgTGTTGAATTTGAAGAGAAGATGTTGGTATACGAGTATTTACCAAACAAGAGCCTAGACTATTTCGTATTCCGTACGTTGAACACTTTCTCTATAGATTCAAATTCTCACCATTCAGGATGATCAGTGACTTTGAatattcttgtttctttcttgttatcCTCATGCTAGATGAAGAGCAGAGAGCGGAGTTGGACTGGCCAAAACGAATGGGGATAATCCGCGGGATTGCTCGTGGAGTCTtgtatcttcatcaagattcaagacTGAGGATCATCCACAGAGACCTCAAGGCCAGCAATGTACTTCTTGACAACGAAATGATACCGAAGATTGCGGATTTTGGCCTGGCTAGAATCTTTGGGGGTAACCAAATCGAAGGAAGCACAAATCGAGTCGTTGGAACATAGTGAGTTAATCCATATCAATCCTACAAAACTCTCCAACTTCgttttttcaatcttttaagGTCGTTTCAATCTCACTGTCACAGCGGGTACATGTCACCAGAGTATGCAATGGACGGCCAGTTCTCTATTAAATCAGACGTCTACAGCTTTGGAGTATTGATCTTAGAGATCGTAACGGGAAAGAAGAATAGTGCTTTCTATGAGGAATCTTTGAATCTAGTGAAACATGTAAGTAAAAACTTGATCCTTTTTCACATAACTTGGGGTGgaaataaaaacagaacataagcaaatgtatgtttgtttgtcttGTAGATTTGGGATCTATGGGAAAAAGGTCAAGCAACGGAGATCATAGACAACTTAATGGGTGAAGAGACTTATGATGAGAGCGAAGTAATGAAGTGCATACACATTGGGTTACTTTGCGTGCAAGAAAACGCTTCGGACAGACCAGACATGTCCTCTGTTGTCTTCATGTTAGGTCATAACGCCATTGATCTTCCATCTCCGAAGCATCCTGCGTTTACAGCGGGAAGGAGGAGAAACGTCAAAAGTGGCGGCAGCTCAGATAATTGGCCCACCGGAGAAACCGGTAGTACTGTTAATGACGTTACTCTCTCCGATGTCCAAGGTCGTTAACAAGTGTCAACGTAAGTATCAATTTATAgcacaatatttatatttgtttatatagaaaattatttgtATAAACGTATGCAAAATCATGTTTATAAAGTTACAAAATACCTAATGAATAggaaaagttatatattatcGGCATCAGATTATTAATACTGTTTGTTTATTCATCCttcatttcgttttttttttgtctttgtgaatttcaTACTGTAGTGTACAATGTATATGTTTGACAACTAGCTTTATAATACCGGGGGAGTACATAATTAGCTTTTGTTATACATAATTTAGCTTCATTTCCTCTCTACGTGATCCGACGACCAAAAAATAGACTTGAGAGTTAAAAGACCTTTTAGTTAGATTACAAGTCTCTACCACATAAGATACTTCGACTCAAAAAGACATTCTACTCTGATCTTCAGCTACACTTACCGCATTTTCTTGCCTTCATGCTTACTCTATCACCTGAAATCAACAAAAAGGAAGGTAAAAAGATTAGATAACAACCATGTAATAATAACTGCATTTGTATCATTACCAGAGTCCATTCGAATAAGAGATGAGTGTTCTACCTAGGAACTACACTAGTGATTGGTTCAAGACTTGTAAGGTTAATTAGTGAAActtaacatcatcatcaaccataAATCCACAAGGGACAATGatctccagaaaaaaaaatcattaaatcaaCTTAGAAAGAGCTCatcatagttttgtttttctgaactTACCAAGGAGCCGACAAAGTCGTCTCAAACTCAAACTCCACATTTTCAAGCTGGACACCGAGATCTCTTGCACATGACTCAATCTGACATATCTTTTTGTTGGATGcatcctttttctctttcagaGCCGCTTCTTGTCTCAGCAGCTCGAGCATCTTCTGTTTCACCTCAAGAATTTTTCGTTCCATCTCATCAAACTCTAGTTTAGCCTTGCGATTATTGCTAGATTCATCTGTCCTCTCTTTGTCAAGACCTTTTAGTTCCTCCAATATATGTAGTTGTCTATCTTTGAGTGCCAACACCTTGTCAATCCGTGATAAAGCCGTTGCAACATTGAAACCGTATTTCTCTAGCTCTGAAAAGGAATCTTTGAGGCTATGTAGTTGGCTTACAGAAACGTCGGTTTCAAGATCTTTATATTTCTCCAGTAACAGAGAATAAGTCACCATCAGACCTAATGCTTGCCCTTCACGGAAATCTTCTTTAGTATTTGACAATGGGCTGAAATGTGGACTTTGTGGTACTCTCTTGAAGACCTCTGTTGATTCATATGTCTTCCAAAGCGGTGACTTCTTTGCAAAAGGAAAAACCATTTCTGTATCATTTGAGAACAAAAGAACTTTGTTTAGCGTATCTACCAGTAATAGTCATTAGATGTTTCATGGACTTTTGACCATTGCAAGCCGATTCTAAATGCCAGAAGGTCCAATGAGAGTTGAAACGTACCAGTCTCATTGAGGTCTGAACTGTCTTCTAGTTGTCCTCTTTTCCTCTTCCGAGTGTAGACTTGGCTGTTATGCTCCTTAGGCATCTGTGCATAAAAAGTGTTAAAACCAAAGGGAGAGCCATCTCAAAGATAAACACCAATCATGAAGATTATGTTAATACGATACATTTTCTCGAGTTGACTCATTTCCCAAGCCATTCTGATTCTTCGTGGACTCAGGGGACACATGTGAGCGAGATTCTTTATCTGAAAAAATAGAGACCATTCTAAATCAATTTCATGGCGCACATATAATAAAGGTATATGAGAATCAACTTGTGGGGTTATGACTAGAGTCTAACCATTTACTACATCATCAGCCCTCTCAAATCCCGGCGGTGCCTTTGTCTGCACATTTTTAGTTTCTAAAGGAGTTTCTTTTTGGCGTTTTGGCTGAAAATGGAAATAAACATAACAACACTTCAAAATCAGCCTCAAAGATGTCCCACTAAAAAATATACCAAACCGACACAATGTTCACTGAAACCAGAGATATAAATTACCTTAGTTCTTTTATGCCAAACTCCATCTTCCCACTCCATTGGAGGCCTAAGATTAGAGTGACTGAATTGTAAAGCCTCCTTTGAATCCCCGAAACTTACCATGTATCGTCCCTCAAAGACAATTCCCCTCACCACACCTTCACGCCACCTAAAGTCGTTAAACGCCTCAACATGATCCAACAAATCATACTCTCCAACAGAAAAAGAAGGCTGCGGAGGCCTGACACTTCGAGAATCAACGATGCATCTGAAGGATTTATCATAGTCGTACTAAACAATAAATCTCTTCTCATTCTCCAATTCCTTGATAATAATTGCCGGACGCCAGGCAAAATCAACTCTATATTCCACCATTGTCCCGCAACTAAAAACAGACTTGACCAATTCCTTTCAAGGACAACATATAACAAACggataaagtttaaaactttgacATGCAAACAAACACCGAAGAAAAGAAACGATTCAAAGACCTCTCATACCTTATTATTAGGTCGGACCCATTTGAAGCCGGTCCAATCAAGATGAACCCTCAATTGCTTTTTCTCGAACTGGATAACGTCAGGTCGGGAATCGAAGTAAACCAAATACTTGCCATCCTCCTCCAGCGTTTTCACTACCACACCAGTCCACCACCCATCTTTAATGTAAGCGTCGACCATCAAACCTTCTTCAAAAACGACGCCGTCGTTCAGATTCTCAGGTGGGACTGGTCGAATAAACCTCTTATCGACGGATTTCATAAGAGGACCCGAACGGTCTTTCTTGAGCAGCGTCAAGAAACGAACTTTGATCTTTTTGTCTCCTGATTCAGCTGGATCTTCTTCCGGAATCGCTTTGTAATAAGAACCATTAAACATTACGTTTCCTTCCAAAGAGACTTCTACTTTACAGTCTTTTCTAATGAATTCCACCATTTTCTCCATCTCTggataacaaaaacataaagacaCGACCTTTTCTCTTGCCCTTCTCAAACACAGTCACTACTGGTGGAGAAGACAATACACCTTGGAAAAAGTGTATTTTTCcaatttagctttttttttaaaaaaaatttcaagtaaaaaaaacataataataataatcaaaaaggCCCAAACTAGCTAATGCGCTTAATCAAACGGTATCGTTTCATAGGTCTTCTTCATCACATTGCAGCAaggtaagtaaaaaaaacataataatatcaAAAAGGCCCAAACTAACAAATGGGCCTAATTAAACCGGCGTCGTTTCATAGGTCTTCTTCATCACATTGCAGCAggtaagtaaataaaaaaaaccttatcCTTCTTCCAATCTGTAGTGAAAGTGTCGAAGCAGTGaaccactctctctctctctctctctctctctcttcaatttCTGCAATTTCAATGGCGTCCTtcacaacatcttcttcttcttcgcttctcCCCAAAACCCTACTCCCCGTAAGCCACCTGAATCGTTTCGCTACACCTTCCGGTATCCGCGTTGGAGGAGGAGATACATGGACTCCTCTGCTCCGGAGCATCTCCGCCGTTGGGTCTCGGCGTCGTGTGGCGATTGTCAAAGCTGCGACGGTTGATTCGGATTACTCTTCGAAACGGGGTAGTGGTAATGAGCAGAGAGAGACGATTATGCTACCTGGTTGCGATTACAATCATTGGCTTATTGTAATGGAGTTTCCCAAGGATCCTGCTCCTACTAGAGACCAGATGATTGATACTTATCTTAACACTCTTGCTACTGTTCTTGGAAGGTTCGTTTTTTTGCTTGTGATTGATTCTCTCTGTTTGTTAATTTAGTGAGCTTGTTAATGGATTTGTCATGATTCGTTTGCTTGTAATTAGTGTTGTGCATAGGAAGATTTGGGTTTTATGTGATTAGGGTTTTCACTTGGTTTGTGATGATAAATGTAAGGTAAGGGTTTAGTGAACTGTGAAAAGCCTTTAGCTTTGAAGTTGACCTAGTTTctagaatttgtttctttaacttCACATGAGGATTGAATAAAGTTGGTTAAAGTCCGTTCGTTATGAATATATTAGTGTGTAATctcttgctgatttgttttcATGTCTTGATATGTGCAAACATATTGAACATTGCGGCATATGAAAAGCAAAACAATGCTGTCTGGATTTGATATCTATATAGTGGGTGGAATAGGAGCATCGATGTTGAATATATTCTTCAACCTTTGTGTAAATTGCAGATGTTTTGTATGGTGTCTATTCGTTATAAGTTGATGTGTATAGTGTAAGCAAAGTAATGTATGGAAAAGTGGTTTAGTGTACACTTGTGAAGAGCATTAGATTGGGACTCCTGACTAGAATTTCCTTGATAAGGCGGAAAATGAGTTAACCTTACACAAGATATGACTATaactttagtttatttgtttgctGCTAGCTATTTTAGAGAACTTGAATCCTATCTACACTGTCGTGCTGCTGTTATAATCAATTTTGTGTACTTGTGTCTGTTATTTATGTGTGGATATTGAGGGTACTTGTGTCTGTTTTCCAGCATGGAAGAGGCAAAGAAGAACATGTATGCATTCAGTACTACCACGTATACTGGCTTTCAATGCACCATTGACGAAGAAACATCTGAGAAGTTTAAGGGTTAGTTAAGCAAAAAGAGTTTTAATTCCCTAGCTGAAACCTTATGCTTGTAATCGTGGAAAACCTTCATACTGATCGCTCGGTCCTTCATTTTTCACAGGTTTGCCTGGAGTTCTCTGGGTTTTGCCTGACTCCTACATAGATGTCAAGAACAAAGACTACGGAGGTAACCCTATCCAAGCCTGATAATAAAGTTTCTagtctctcttcctctctctctctctgtatctctTTCTGATAATTGGATCgttcttttttggtttaggtGACAAGTACATCAATGGAGAGATTATCCCTTGCACATACCCCACATACCAACCAAAGCAGCGCAATAACACAAAGTATCAAAGTAAGAGGTacgaaagaaagagagatggtcCTCCACCTCCTGAACAGAGGAAACCAAGACAAGAACCAGCCGCCTCTGATTCCTCTTAAACGCTGATAAGATAGCTGTTGTAATGGAGTGTTTGCGAGTTTTGATCGTTTTGTTAGTCCTTAGCTTATTGAAGTCAGGTGTAAAATCCGTCTAGTATCAAATGATGATACTACATATCACCATACCTTCTTGaacaatatttattgttttgtaggATGAAGTTCAAGGAACcatttgtttaaagtttttcgCCTTAGTATAGGCTTCGGCTAATGTTATTCAGTAATTTCTTTAGCTCAGGTTGGTTAGAAGTGTTTTTACCTTTGGTTGGATTTTCACTAGGATATGTCTGGTTCtggtttgatttctttgtcCACCACTACTTTTTACCACGTTTTGTCAACACCATTTTCAGACAAGACAAAACTATGTGCGTCTGTAGATACTCTTTTGGTAGGGTCACTACAACACACTCGTCACCAACTCACCATCTACATTAGTCGTCCCCACCTTATCAACACATCACATGGAATAAGACACTAGTACACTAGACGGACTTAAACCAAGCAtttcaaatcagttttttttaatccacAGAACAGAGAGAGCTCCACCCaattattctttctttcaacaGCAGCAGAGAGAAACTTTCAATCAAGATCATCATCCTTCAACCTCTCTCAAGATCAAATCTGAGATGGCTAATTTCTATGAGAATTACCAAATCCCCTACGACTTCGATCAGGTTAATAATCTCTACGATCACAATTATTATCATCAACCACAACAACAGTTTGGTTTGGAACCaatgagttataataattttaactgGAATGGATCTGAGTCTGAACCAACCTCTGCAACTGTTGCTTACTCTGCTTATGATCCaatgagttataataattataactGCAATGGATCTGAGTCTGAACCAACCTCTGCAACCGTTGCTTACTCTGCTTATGATCCaatgagttataatatttataactGGAATGGATCAGAGACTGAGACAACCTCTGCATATGTTGCATACTCTGTTTCAACCATGTCTGAGCCTAAACACTTGTTCTATGATCCGAATCTCTACACAACATACGAGTCCCCTCCTCAGTTTATGATCCATCGCTCTGTAGCTTCTGCTCTGGACTTCAACGAGCCTGAATTCGACGAGTACGATCCAACGCCGTACGGTGGTGGCTACGATGTCGTTGCAACCTACGGAAAACCTCTTCCTCCATCGGTGGAGACTTGTTACCCTTGTTCAACCGCTCCTCACGCGAAAGCTCCCTCTCCTCCTGAGATTATCGCTCCTGTGCCTCTTGGAATTTATGATGGTGGTCAAAAGAATGTTGTCAAGAAACGTGTAACTTTTGCTGAACCGGTAGAAGAAGCCAGACCAATGGAAaccatcaaagaagaagaaaaagtagatgatgaagaaagtgaggaagaaggagatgaaagcgaagatgatgatgaagatgatgaagaagaagtagaagaagatcaCAGTTCAAGCTATGGAAATGAGAAAGAAGATCACAGTTCAAGCTATGGAGCTGAGAAACCTGAAACTGTAGATAAAGCAGAAGTGAAAGCTCTTTATATTCCGTCTGGTTACGGTTTAGAAGCGACGGATCTCTGCGAGGTTATATTCGGAGGTTACTTTCCTTGTGTTTTACGTAACAAAAGACGTCAGGAAGACGAAAAAGATCGTGCGGCTGCTGCTGTTTCTTGCTGGGAAAGCAATTCTGATCCGTGGAAGACGACTTCCGATTACCTTTTCGGGGATTCGTATCCGTACGGTCACGAGAACCGGACAGAAAGAAATCAGTTTGAGATCTCCTCCTACGGTTACCGGAGGTATTAATTAAACTCGGTGAGAACAACATTCTTTGTTGATGAATGATATTGATGAagctgatttatttatttatttatttattagtatctgctattttgtttttgattggtcccaacgtttttactttttaccaaGACTTTCAAGTTGAtcaataaatgttttaaaaatcatttcttAGGACAACGATTGATGGATGGATTAtcgaattatttatattttctatacaaACTAATGAACTATACGGTATTAGCCAGCTAGATAGTAGCATATTACTATA encodes the following:
- the LOC104759176 gene encoding G-type lectin S-receptor-like serine/threonine-protein kinase At1g11410 isoform X1; this encodes MLLVELRPTWLLIRHIIYTFQQTLIRNQQRMKIFFIFFIFLLSLLFQSCLSDNTIQRRQSLKDGDVVFSEGKRFSFGFFSLGNSKLRYVGIWYAQVSEQTVVWVANRDHPINDTSGLIKFSSRGNLCVYASVNGTEPLWSTGVIDMISEPALVAKLTDLGNLVLLDPVTGKSFWESFNHPTNTLLPFMKFGFTRQDDVDRIMTSWRSPGDPGPGNITYRIERRGFPQMMMYKGPTLWWRTGSWTGQRWSGVPEMTNKFIFNFIFNVSFVSNPDEVSITYGVLDASIITRMVLNETGTLQRFSWNGRDKRWIGFWSAPEDKCDVYNHCGFNGYCDSTSTDKFECSCLPGYEPRTPRDWFLRDASDGCARIKAASICNGKEGFAKLKRVKIPNTSSVNVDMNITLKECEQRCLKNCSCVAYASAYHESEDGEKGCLTWHGNMLDTRTYLSSGQDFYLRVDKAELARWNGNGSSGKRRLFVILISLAVVVMLLMITLFCFIRKRRHSIRRRKTSRSFAPSSFDLEDSFILEELEDKSRSRELPLFELSTIAAATNNFAFQNKLGAGGFGPVYKGVLQNGMEIAVKRLSKNSGQGMEEFKNEVKLISKLQHRNLVRILGCCVEFEEKMLVYEYLPNKSLDYFVFHEEQRAELDWPKRMGIIRGIARGVLYLHQDSRLRIIHRDLKASNVLLDNEMIPKIADFGLARIFGGNQIEGSTNRVVGTYGYMSPEYAMDGQFSIKSDVYSFGVLILEIVTGKKNSAFYEESLNLVKHIWDLWEKGQATEIIDNLMGEETYDESEVMKCIHIGLLCVQENASDRPDMSSVVFMLGHNAIDLPSPKHPAFTAGRRRNVKSGGSSDNWPTGETGSTVNDVTLSDVQGR
- the LOC104759176 gene encoding G-type lectin S-receptor-like serine/threonine-protein kinase At1g11410 isoform X2, translating into MLLVELRPTWLLIRHIIYTFQQTLIRNQQRMKIFFIFFIFLLSLLFQSCLSDNTIQRRQSLKDGDVVFSEGKRFSFGFFSLGNSKLRYVGIWYAQVSEQTVVWVANRDHPINDTSGLIKFSSRGNLCVYASVNGTEPLWSTGVIDMISEPALVAKLTDLGNLVLLDPVTGKSFWESFNHPTNTLLPFMKFGFTRQDDVDRIMTSWRSPGDPGPGNITYRIERRGFPQMMMYKGPTLWWRTGSWTGQRWSGVPEMTNKFIFNVSFVSNPDEVSITYGVLDASVITRMVLNETGTLQRFSWNGREKRWIGFWSAPEDKCDVYNHCGFNGYCDSTSTDKFECSCLPGYEPRTPRDWFLRDASDGCARIKAASICNGKEGFAKLKRVKIPNTSSVNVDMNITLKECEQRCLKNCSCVAYASAYHESEDGEKGCLTWHGNMLDTRTYLSSGQDFYLRVDKAELARWNGNGSSGKRRLFVILISLAVVVMLLMITLFCFIRKRRHSIRRRKTSRSFAPSSFDLEDSFILEELEDKSRSRELPLFELSTIAAATNNFAFQNKLGAGGFGPVYKGVLQNGMEIAVKRLSKNSGQGMEEFKNEVKLISKLQHRNLVRILGCCVEFEEKMLVYEYLPNKSLDYFVFHEEQRAELDWPKRMGIIRGIARGVLYLHQDSRLRIIHRDLKASNVLLDNEMIPKIADFGLARIFGGNQIEGSTNRVVGTYGYMSPEYAMDGQFSIKSDVYSFGVLILEIVTGKKNSAFYEESLNLVKHIWDLWEKGQATEIIDNLMGEETYDESEVMKCIHIGLLCVQENASDRPDMSSVVFMLGHNAIDLPSPKHPAFTAGRRRNVKSGGSSDNWPTGETGSTVNDVTLSDVQGR
- the LOC104755390 gene encoding LOW QUALITY PROTEIN: DUF724 domain-containing protein 2 (The sequence of the model RefSeq protein was modified relative to this genomic sequence to represent the inferred CDS: substituted 1 base at 1 genomic stop codon), with protein sequence MEKMVEFIRKDCKVEVSLEGNVMFNGSYYKAIPEEDPAESGDKKIKVRFLTLLKKDRSGPLMKSVDKRFIRPVPPENLNDGVVFEEGLMVDAYIKDGWWTGVVVKTLEEDGKYLVYFDSRPDVIQFEKKQLRVHLDWTGFKWVRPNNKELVKSVFSCGTMVEYRVDFAWRPAIIIKELENEKRFIVXYDYDKSFRCIVDSRSVRPPQPSFSVGEYDLLDHVEAFNDFRWREGVVRGIVFEGRYMVSFGDSKEALQFSHSNLRPPMEWEDGVWHKRTKPKRQKETPLETKNVQTKAPPGFERADDVVNDKESRSHVSPESTKNQNGLGNESTRENMPKEHNSQVYTRKRKRGQLEDSSDLNETEMVFPFAKKSPLWKTYESTEVFKRVPQSPHFSPLSNTKEDFREGQALGLMVTYSLLLEKYKDLETDVSVSQLHSLKDSFSELEKYGFNVATALSRIDKVLALKDRQLHILEELKGLDKERTDESSNNRKAKLEFDEMERKILEVKQKMLELLRQEAALKEKKDASNKKICQIESCARDLGVQLENVEFEFETTLSAPW
- the LOC104755392 gene encoding multiple organellar RNA editing factor 9, chloroplastic — protein: MASFTTSSSSSLLPKTLLPVSHLNRFATPSGIRVGGGDTWTPLLRSISAVGSRRRVAIVKAATVDSDYSSKRGSGNEQRETIMLPGCDYNHWLIVMEFPKDPAPTRDQMIDTYLNTLATVLGSMEEAKKNMYAFSTTTYTGFQCTIDEETSEKFKGLPGVLWVLPDSYIDVKNKDYGGDKYINGEIIPCTYPTYQPKQRNNTKYQSKRYERKRDGPPPPEQRKPRQEPAASDSS
- the LOC104755393 gene encoding uncharacterized protein LOC104755393 yields the protein MANFYENYQIPYDFDQVNNLYDHNYYHQPQQQFGLEPMSYNNFNWNGSESEPTSATVAYSAYDPMSYNNYNCNGSESEPTSATVAYSAYDPMSYNIYNWNGSETETTSAYVAYSVSTMSEPKHLFYDPNLYTTYESPPQFMIHRSVASALDFNEPEFDEYDPTPYGGGYDVVATYGKPLPPSVETCYPCSTAPHAKAPSPPEIIAPVPLGIYDGGQKNVVKKRVTFAEPVEEARPMETIKEEEKVDDEESEEEGDESEDDDEDDEEEVEEDHSSSYGNEKEDHSSSYGAEKPETVDKAEVKALYIPSGYGLEATDLCEVIFGGYFPCVLRNKRRQEDEKDRAAAAVSCWESNSDPWKTTSDYLFGDSYPYGHENRTERNQFEISSYGYRRY